One window of the Acaryochloris sp. CCMEE 5410 genome contains the following:
- a CDS encoding LptA/OstA family protein codes for MRAPIFRLRVNLVCIILLGLGAIFFNPIQAQDQRRSLTLRADVQKANAKTGIVTAAGNVQILYPQHKLKATAAKAQYFSRERRILMEGDVLIEHEGNNIQADKITYVIDEGRFEAETESSEAVETNVNLSQ; via the coding sequence ATGCGAGCGCCCATTTTTAGACTCAGAGTCAATCTAGTATGCATCATCCTCTTAGGGCTAGGGGCGATTTTTTTTAATCCGATTCAAGCCCAGGATCAGCGGCGATCGTTGACCCTAAGAGCAGATGTCCAAAAAGCCAATGCTAAAACCGGTATTGTAACGGCAGCCGGTAATGTTCAAATCCTTTATCCTCAACATAAGTTGAAAGCGACGGCTGCTAAGGCTCAGTACTTTAGCCGAGAACGCCGCATCCTCATGGAAGGAGATGTGCTAATCGAGCATGAGGGCAATAATATTCAAGCAGATAAGATTACCTATGTGATTGATGAAGGCCGATTTGAGGCTGAGACTGAATCATCTGAGGCGGTGGAGACGAACGTAAACCTATCTCAGTAG
- a CDS encoding Holliday junction resolvase RuvX has translation MPPISQENIIVDSSMILGFDPGRQKCGLAVMGVDQTIHWHQVVVASRVIDSINALREIYPISLLVMGNQTTSREWLQVLNDKYALTLDIVQVDERNSTLEARSRYWQIYPPQGIYRFIPQSLRKINHPIDDIVAILLIERYLENLKDIDDLQA, from the coding sequence ATGCCTCCCATTTCTCAAGAAAACATCATCGTAGACTCATCCATGATTCTTGGATTTGATCCAGGGCGACAAAAATGTGGGTTAGCTGTCATGGGGGTAGACCAGACGATTCACTGGCATCAAGTTGTGGTAGCTTCCCGAGTAATTGATTCTATTAATGCTTTGCGCGAAATCTATCCAATCTCCTTATTAGTAATGGGGAATCAGACTACATCGAGAGAATGGTTGCAAGTTTTAAATGACAAGTATGCTCTGACTCTAGACATCGTTCAGGTTGATGAACGTAATAGCACGCTAGAAGCCCGATCCAGATATTGGCAAATTTACCCACCTCAAGGGATTTACCGATTCATTCCCCAGAGTTTACGCAAGATTAATCATCCTATCGATGATATTGTGGCCATTCTTTTAATTGAGCGTTATTTAGAAAATCTCAAGGATATTGATGATTTACAGGCATAA
- the lptB gene encoding LPS export ABC transporter ATP-binding protein, translated as MRIRLQDISKSYRRRSVLQNVSLSTGQGEIVGLLGPNGAGKTTSFYIAVGLERPTHGTVWLGSQEITTLPLHQRARLGIGYLAQEPSIFRHLSIRDNLLMVMEQSGVPRPQWSSRLARLLAEFQLEHVANTLGMQVSGGERRRTELARVLAMGKEGPRFLLLDEPFAGIDPIAVSGMQTMIGRLCDRNLGILITDHNVRETLAITHRAYILREGSILAAGTPAELYDDPYVRQYYLGNQFQR; from the coding sequence TTGCGTATTCGCCTACAAGACATTAGCAAATCTTATCGCCGCCGTAGCGTCTTGCAGAATGTCTCTCTGTCTACAGGTCAAGGCGAGATTGTAGGGCTACTGGGGCCCAATGGCGCAGGCAAAACCACCTCCTTTTATATTGCGGTGGGCTTAGAACGGCCAACCCATGGAACCGTGTGGTTGGGCAGTCAAGAGATCACAACATTACCGTTGCATCAGCGAGCCCGGTTAGGCATTGGCTATCTTGCCCAAGAGCCAAGTATTTTTCGTCATCTGAGTATACGAGACAATTTATTGATGGTAATGGAACAGTCGGGGGTGCCCCGCCCACAATGGTCCTCTCGGTTAGCCCGTTTACTAGCAGAATTTCAGCTGGAGCATGTGGCGAATACGCTGGGGATGCAAGTGTCTGGAGGGGAGCGTCGCCGGACAGAATTAGCACGGGTGTTAGCCATGGGCAAAGAGGGGCCAAGATTTCTCCTCTTGGATGAACCCTTTGCGGGCATTGATCCCATCGCTGTCTCAGGGATGCAAACCATGATTGGTCGATTATGCGATCGCAACTTAGGTATCTTAATCACAGATCATAATGTCCGCGAAACCCTGGCGATCACCCATCGGGCCTATATCTTAAGGGAAGGGAGTATCCTGGCTGCAGGCACTCCTGCAGAGCTTTATGATGATCCCTATGTTCGTCAGTATTACTTGGGAAATCAATTTCAACGTTGA
- a CDS encoding long-chain acyl-[acyl-carrier-protein] reductase, translating to MFGLIGHLTSLQHAQSVARELGYPEYADQGLDFWCMAPPQIVDDITVTSITGQTIYGKYVESCFLPEMLASQRIKAATRKIVNAMAHAQKNGINITALGGFSSIIFENFNLQRITRIRNIQLDLQRFTTGNTHTAYIICRQVEQGAQKLGIDLNKATVAVCGATGDIGSAVCRWLDARTDTAELLLVARHQGRLETLQSELGRGKIMSIEEALPQADIVVWVASMPKGIEIDAENLKHPCLMIDGGYPKNLGTKIQHPDVHILNGGIVEHSLDIDWKIMHIVNMNIPNRQLFACFAESMLLEFEQLHTNFSWGRNEITVAKMEKIGEISLKHGFKPLALAI from the coding sequence ATGTTTGGTCTAATTGGTCATCTAACCAGCTTGCAGCATGCTCAATCCGTCGCTCGAGAACTAGGATATCCAGAGTACGCTGATCAAGGCTTAGATTTTTGGTGTATGGCCCCGCCTCAAATCGTTGATGACATTACGGTTACAAGTATTACGGGGCAAACTATTTACGGTAAATATGTCGAGTCTTGCTTTCTACCAGAAATGCTAGCTTCTCAGCGGATCAAAGCGGCGACTCGTAAAATCGTTAATGCCATGGCTCATGCTCAGAAAAACGGGATTAATATCACTGCTTTAGGTGGCTTTTCTTCCATTATTTTTGAGAATTTTAATTTACAGCGAATTACCCGTATACGGAATATTCAACTAGACTTACAGCGTTTTACGACTGGAAATACTCACACGGCCTACATTATTTGCCGTCAAGTGGAGCAAGGCGCTCAAAAGCTAGGAATTGACCTCAACAAAGCCACCGTCGCTGTTTGTGGTGCCACAGGCGATATTGGTAGTGCTGTATGTCGCTGGCTAGATGCCCGCACAGACACAGCTGAATTACTCTTAGTTGCCCGTCATCAAGGCCGCCTGGAAACCTTACAGTCTGAGCTGGGGCGAGGCAAAATCATGTCGATTGAAGAGGCTTTACCCCAAGCAGATATTGTTGTGTGGGTTGCCAGTATGCCTAAGGGCATTGAGATTGATGCCGAAAATTTAAAGCATCCTTGCCTTATGATTGATGGCGGCTATCCGAAGAACTTAGGGACAAAAATTCAGCATCCTGATGTTCATATTCTCAATGGTGGTATCGTCGAGCATTCTCTAGATATCGATTGGAAAATCATGCATATCGTCAACATGAATATTCCCAATCGTCAGTTATTTGCCTGTTTTGCCGAATCCATGCTCCTAGAATTTGAGCAGCTCCACACGAATTTTTCGTGGGGACGCAACGAAATTACGGTTGCCAAGATGGAAAAAATTGGTGAAATCTCTCTCAAACATGGCTTTAAACCCTTGGCGCTCGCTATCTAA
- a CDS encoding LptF/LptG family permease — translation MALAQIKRSRKLRKLRISRLDRFILRAFWMPWVFAFGAFTTISFSIGALFDTLRRLTEGTLSSADALQVLVLQLPRFMVLALPMSMLLAPLLTYSQLARKNEFIALKACGTSVYRVVRPALCFSLIVAVSTLTLNEWIVPPATAAVNRLQAQHTVSQIAAIPRQNIVHQTYHHQRLTQLFHARAFDGEALHQLTILQFQNRHLHHIWLAKQAIWDSTHQQWILSQGTRYTIDPVSGLYQQVVPFKGYPFHQISPQELAEVAHQPISLHETQALIQQIKQSGNLQTLQRLQVRWHALMAFPWIGVGFTLMGSSLGCQSTSKQGSLGFGLSSLLIFGYYTFSFICQTLGDAGIWSASIAGWLPIVVLLTIGSALLHHNNTYSTSF, via the coding sequence ATGGCTCTGGCTCAGATTAAACGGTCTAGGAAACTCAGAAAACTCCGAATTTCTCGCTTAGATCGCTTTATTCTGCGAGCATTTTGGATGCCCTGGGTCTTTGCCTTTGGTGCCTTTACAACCATTAGCTTTAGTATTGGTGCTCTGTTTGATACCCTACGGCGTTTAACAGAAGGGACCTTATCCAGTGCTGATGCATTACAAGTTTTGGTGTTACAGCTCCCTCGCTTTATGGTACTCGCCCTACCCATGTCGATGCTCCTAGCCCCTTTACTCACCTACAGCCAATTAGCCCGAAAGAACGAGTTCATAGCTCTTAAAGCTTGTGGGACAAGCGTTTACCGTGTCGTCCGACCCGCCCTTTGTTTTAGCTTGATTGTCGCTGTTTCCACCCTCACACTTAACGAGTGGATCGTTCCTCCAGCAACGGCAGCAGTCAATCGGCTGCAAGCGCAGCACACTGTGAGTCAGATTGCAGCGATTCCTCGCCAAAATATTGTGCATCAAACCTACCACCATCAGCGACTCACTCAACTGTTCCATGCCCGCGCTTTTGATGGTGAAGCACTTCATCAATTGACGATTTTGCAGTTTCAAAATCGTCACCTACATCACATCTGGCTAGCCAAACAAGCTATCTGGGACAGCACGCACCAACAATGGATATTATCCCAGGGGACGCGATATACCATCGATCCAGTCTCAGGGTTATACCAACAAGTTGTTCCCTTTAAAGGGTACCCCTTTCATCAGATCAGTCCCCAAGAATTAGCCGAAGTTGCACATCAACCTATCAGCTTGCATGAAACTCAGGCACTGATACAGCAGATAAAACAGTCAGGAAATTTACAAACACTGCAACGTTTGCAAGTGCGCTGGCATGCACTGATGGCTTTTCCTTGGATCGGAGTGGGATTTACGCTGATGGGATCATCATTAGGATGCCAGTCAACCTCAAAGCAAGGTTCATTGGGCTTTGGGTTAAGTAGCCTGCTAATTTTTGGTTACTATACCTTCTCGTTTATCTGTCAGACCTTGGGAGATGCAGGCATCTGGTCAGCTAGCATAGCAGGCTGGCTGCCGATCGTCGTTTTACTCACCATAGGCAGTGCTTTACTTCACCACAACAATACCTATTCAACGAGCTTCTGA
- a CDS encoding DUF309 domain-containing protein, with product MDELPPAFWQGVEEFNQGQYYACHDTLEALWMEATDPPKSLYQGFLQVSVACYHLGNKNWQGAVILLGEGIGRLQSYEPEFAGLDIETFVDVSANLLECLQKHGPAQVAIFSQLVLPAHQQSESASQDVSLMNRLTLLPKITTVE from the coding sequence ATGGATGAACTACCTCCCGCTTTTTGGCAAGGGGTTGAGGAGTTCAATCAAGGCCAATATTATGCCTGTCACGATACCCTTGAGGCGTTGTGGATGGAAGCAACTGATCCACCGAAAAGTCTTTACCAAGGTTTTTTACAAGTTTCGGTTGCTTGCTATCATCTAGGCAACAAAAACTGGCAAGGTGCTGTCATTCTTTTAGGTGAAGGTATCGGTCGCTTGCAGTCCTATGAACCAGAATTTGCAGGATTGGATATTGAAACATTTGTTGATGTCAGTGCAAACCTACTAGAATGCTTGCAGAAACATGGACCGGCGCAAGTGGCAATATTCAGTCAACTCGTCTTACCGGCTCATCAGCAGTCTGAGTCTGCGTCCCAAGATGTTAGCCTTATGAATCGCTTAACTTTATTACCCAAAATCACCACGGTAGAATAA
- a CDS encoding ferredoxin thioredoxin reductase catalytic beta subunit, which produces MTQASGAQQATEKSLEAMRKFSETYAQRTGTYFCSDLGTTAVVIEGLAKHKDDLGSPLCPCRYYEDKEAEVAAAYWNCPCVPMRERKECHCMLFLTPDNPFAGDQQTITVDQIRTETDKF; this is translated from the coding sequence ATGACACAAGCTAGCGGTGCCCAACAAGCCACGGAAAAAAGCCTGGAGGCAATGCGGAAGTTTTCTGAGACCTATGCTCAGCGGACTGGAACGTATTTTTGCTCGGATCTTGGAACAACAGCTGTTGTCATTGAAGGTCTCGCGAAGCATAAAGATGACTTAGGTTCTCCCTTGTGCCCTTGCCGTTATTACGAGGATAAAGAAGCGGAAGTGGCAGCTGCTTATTGGAATTGCCCTTGTGTGCCCATGCGAGAGCGCAAAGAATGCCACTGCATGCTGTTCCTAACCCCTGATAATCCTTTTGCTGGGGACCAACAAACTATCACTGTTGACCAAATCCGAACTGAGACAGACAAGTTCTAA
- a CDS encoding LptF/LptG family permease — protein MALVDRYLFRQLLPPFLWGMVAFSSIGVSAAVLFDLLRQVSEARLPIAIALSILTLQLPYFVSLAIPMSVLLACLLTLSRLQSDGELLALQSAGLHLNRLIGSCLVFSLLACLLMFGLTESLVPVSQAHSHHLLLQTLQAGQFSLQGQHIVYQDIGPNQELRRLFYAQTGQGQTLSGITVIDWTLPNNQQVLVAQSATWNAERNIWTFKDGSIYAVGTDGAEKHIIEFSKQELQLPPQLSLTDPDINPNGVTLAQSQQLLTKLRQTGRPTQIRALAIQIHRKIALPFTVIVFGLVGSTLGISQRRLAVSNGFGISLILVLGQYILIFIADAWGQLGIISPWFGAWAPNLVTGFIGVSLLLRPGNALRRLQKGLSYSNL, from the coding sequence TTGGCTTTGGTCGATCGCTATCTGTTTCGACAATTGCTGCCACCTTTTTTATGGGGCATGGTGGCTTTCTCATCTATTGGTGTTTCAGCGGCGGTCTTGTTTGATCTGTTACGGCAGGTGTCAGAAGCACGGTTACCGATTGCGATCGCACTATCAATTCTAACCTTACAACTGCCTTACTTTGTCAGTCTTGCCATTCCCATGTCGGTATTATTGGCTTGTTTGCTAACCTTATCGCGGTTGCAGAGTGATGGTGAATTGCTGGCTCTCCAATCCGCAGGGCTGCACTTAAACCGCTTGATTGGATCTTGTCTAGTTTTTTCACTATTAGCCTGCCTATTAATGTTCGGACTGACCGAAAGCCTCGTTCCTGTGAGTCAAGCTCACTCACACCATCTACTACTCCAAACCTTACAAGCAGGTCAATTTTCACTCCAAGGCCAACACATCGTCTATCAAGATATTGGTCCCAATCAAGAGCTGCGCCGCCTTTTTTATGCTCAAACTGGCCAGGGGCAAACCTTATCTGGCATCACCGTCATCGATTGGACTCTGCCCAACAATCAGCAGGTCTTAGTCGCTCAATCAGCCACCTGGAATGCAGAGCGCAATATCTGGACATTTAAGGATGGCTCTATCTATGCCGTAGGGACTGATGGAGCTGAAAAACATATTATTGAGTTTTCCAAACAGGAACTTCAGCTGCCGCCCCAATTGTCTCTCACTGATCCTGACATCAACCCCAATGGGGTGACCCTAGCCCAGTCACAGCAGCTACTCACAAAACTCCGACAAACAGGTCGTCCAACTCAAATCAGGGCTTTAGCAATCCAAATTCACCGCAAAATTGCACTCCCATTTACAGTGATCGTCTTTGGGCTAGTCGGGAGTACTTTAGGCATCAGTCAGCGTCGATTAGCTGTTAGCAATGGCTTTGGTATTAGCCTGATATTGGTATTGGGGCAATATATCCTAATTTTCATCGCCGATGCCTGGGGTCAATTAGGCATTATTTCACCGTGGTTTGGAGCTTGGGCCCCCAATCTTGTGACTGGCTTCATTGGGGTAAGTTTACTACTGCGACCAGGAAACGCTCTGCGAAGACTACAGAAAGGTTTATCGTACTCAAATTTATAA
- a CDS encoding serine/threonine-protein kinase, with protein sequence MIDDNADPNLGQVLINRYRLAELIGQGSMGKVYRAEDQLLGGVTVAVKFLAQTLLSEKMKMRFAHEARTGAQLGQRSLHIVRVLDYGVHRNEAPFYVMEYMEGKNLSDVIAAQPLGINQFLRLMRHMCLGLECAHQGIKIDGKHCQVIHRDIKPSNAFVISDPSLGTLAKVLDFGIAQFLSDTSESNQTGSFMGTLAYCSPEQIAGKDLDNRSDIYSLGITMFEVLTGHIPIQAETNSIGSWYHAHRSQVPKTFNQVAPGLQIPTSLNDLIMSCMAKSPDARPQTMADILSVIQTLIEQGLDGGKAEIDEPVIVEKESYQSTVSDRRRTLGTARVPSIPNPQQRFWSIEDAGWNVAWPKNKPIADIVFPQLLKTEKEEAVALWVMLPRSEVSQRLLNTRYNQFLCTIHPHPMVLWITTIYDPMSGPKWLPCYLDLKDARGEKAVQLLSQTGYYPLIFFSREDPEQPANVCTVPIAPYQKQIFQDWMRISRGAVVPGSAMTSKQMLKAELEKIKPNILIKLENAQGQKFQT encoded by the coding sequence ATGATTGACGACAACGCCGATCCAAATCTTGGTCAAGTGCTGATCAACCGATATCGGTTAGCAGAGCTGATTGGTCAAGGCTCGATGGGAAAAGTTTATCGGGCGGAAGATCAGCTCCTAGGCGGTGTCACAGTTGCCGTTAAATTTCTCGCTCAAACATTACTGAGCGAAAAAATGAAAATGCGGTTTGCCCATGAAGCTCGAACTGGAGCGCAACTTGGGCAGCGAAGTCTCCATATCGTCAGGGTTTTAGATTATGGTGTGCACCGTAATGAAGCGCCTTTCTATGTCATGGAGTATATGGAGGGGAAAAATTTAAGTGATGTAATTGCCGCTCAACCCTTAGGCATTAACCAATTTTTGCGGTTAATGCGGCATATGTGTTTGGGATTAGAATGTGCCCACCAAGGCATAAAAATTGATGGCAAACACTGTCAAGTCATCCACCGCGATATTAAGCCTAGCAACGCTTTTGTGATTTCTGATCCGAGCTTAGGGACTTTGGCTAAAGTTTTAGATTTTGGCATTGCTCAGTTTTTATCAGACACTTCTGAATCCAATCAAACAGGCTCGTTCATGGGAACGTTAGCTTATTGTTCTCCTGAACAGATTGCTGGCAAGGATCTAGATAACCGTTCTGATATATATAGTCTCGGCATCACGATGTTTGAGGTGCTAACAGGACATATCCCCATTCAGGCCGAAACCAATTCGATTGGCAGTTGGTATCATGCCCATCGCTCTCAAGTTCCTAAAACCTTTAACCAAGTCGCCCCAGGATTACAAATCCCTACCTCTCTTAACGACTTGATTATGTCTTGTATGGCGAAGTCTCCGGACGCTCGCCCCCAGACCATGGCTGATATCCTGTCGGTCATCCAAACCTTGATAGAGCAAGGTTTAGATGGAGGCAAAGCCGAAATTGATGAACCCGTCATTGTCGAAAAAGAATCCTATCAAAGCACTGTATCGGATCGACGCCGTACCCTTGGAACGGCCCGCGTTCCCTCTATTCCAAATCCTCAACAACGGTTTTGGTCCATTGAGGATGCAGGTTGGAATGTCGCTTGGCCTAAAAACAAGCCTATTGCAGATATTGTATTTCCACAGTTACTGAAAACTGAAAAGGAAGAAGCGGTGGCCTTATGGGTAATGTTGCCGCGCTCTGAAGTCAGCCAGCGGCTGCTGAATACCCGCTATAACCAGTTTTTATGCACGATTCATCCTCATCCCATGGTGCTGTGGATTACGACGATTTATGATCCGATGTCAGGACCCAAGTGGTTGCCTTGCTATCTAGATTTAAAGGATGCTCGCGGTGAAAAAGCGGTGCAATTGCTCAGCCAGACTGGCTATTACCCACTCATTTTCTTCTCCCGAGAGGATCCTGAACAACCCGCTAACGTTTGTACCGTCCCGATTGCTCCTTATCAGAAGCAAATCTTTCAAGATTGGATGCGCATTAGTCGAGGGGCTGTTGTACCGGGTTCAGCCATGACCAGTAAGCAAATGCTGAAGGCCGAGTTGGAAAAAATTAAACCCAATATTTTAATTAAGCTTGAAAATGCCCAAGGGCAGAAATTTCAAACCTAA
- a CDS encoding aldehyde oxygenase (deformylating) — MPQTQAISEIDFYSDTYKDAYSRIDGIVIEGEQEAHENYIRLGEMLPEHQDDFIRLSKMEARHKKGFEACGRNLKVTCDLDFARRFFSDLHKNFQDAASEDKVPTCLVIQSLIIECFAIAAYNIYIPVADDFARKITESVVKDEYQHLNYGEEWLKAHFDDVKAEIQEANRKNLPIVWRMLNEVDKDAAVLGMEKEALVEDFMIQYGEALSNIGFSTGEIMRMSAYGLVAA; from the coding sequence ATGCCCCAAACTCAGGCTATTTCAGAAATTGACTTCTATAGTGACACCTACAAAGATGCTTACAGTCGTATTGACGGCATTGTGATCGAAGGTGAGCAAGAAGCGCATGAAAACTATATTCGTCTTGGCGAAATGCTGCCTGAGCACCAAGACGACTTTATCCGCCTGTCCAAGATGGAAGCCCGTCATAAGAAAGGGTTTGAAGCCTGTGGCCGCAACTTAAAAGTAACCTGCGATCTAGACTTTGCCCGGCGTTTCTTTTCCGACTTACACAAGAATTTCCAAGATGCTGCATCTGAGGATAAAGTGCCAACTTGCTTAGTGATTCAGTCCTTGATCATTGAGTGTTTTGCGATCGCAGCCTACAACATCTATATCCCTGTTGCCGATGACTTTGCGCGCAAGATTACAGAGTCTGTGGTTAAAGATGAGTATCAACACCTCAATTATGGTGAAGAGTGGCTTAAAGCCCACTTCGATGACGTGAAAGCAGAAATCCAAGAAGCCAATCGTAAAAACCTCCCCATTGTTTGGAGAATGTTAAACGAAGTGGACAAGGATGCAGCTGTTTTAGGAATGGAAAAGGAAGCCCTGGTTGAAGACTTCATGATCCAATATGGTGAAGCTCTCAGCAATATCGGGTTCTCTACAGGAGAGATTATGCGCATGTCTGCCTACGGTCTTGTAGCTGCATAA
- a CDS encoding FAD-dependent hydroxylase, translated as MASVQHTTKHTAVAGVNAPSPTSFDYDVAIVGGGIVGATLAAALKDTNLRVAVIEAQPRSVAVAKGQAYAIHLSSSRIYQGIGVWEAIAPQVEYFSQVHLSDGNCPSVVKFKPRDLGTPVLGYVAEHRVLLKELLQFLETCDHVDWVCPAQVTATRYHSHGVEIQLAPSSFGAEAAHRPNVENVESLPQTLNVRMLVAADGARSQVRQQAGITTQGWDYWQSCLVATIAPEKFHNHIAYERFWPSGPFAILPIANRQCRIVWTAPHAQAQALLDLEEDQFLDLLQQRYGSQMGKLSLVGRRFLFPAKWMHSTQYTGHRLALVGDAAHTCHPVGGQGLNLGIRDAAALAQVLHVAHQAGQDIGSVQVLRQYQRWRRRQNWLALGFTDILNRVFSNRWFLVVQGRRLGLRILQWIAPLRILALRFMAGLSGRLPNLAQPK; from the coding sequence ATGGCTTCAGTTCAACACACCACGAAACATACTGCTGTTGCGGGAGTTAATGCCCCATCTCCCACCAGCTTTGACTATGACGTAGCCATTGTTGGGGGTGGAATCGTTGGCGCAACTCTCGCTGCAGCCCTCAAAGACACAAACCTGCGGGTGGCCGTGATTGAAGCGCAACCCCGCTCAGTAGCCGTCGCTAAGGGCCAAGCCTATGCGATTCACCTCAGTTCTAGCCGAATTTATCAGGGAATTGGCGTTTGGGAGGCTATTGCTCCTCAAGTCGAATATTTTTCTCAAGTGCATCTCTCGGATGGGAATTGTCCCAGTGTCGTCAAATTTAAACCGAGAGATTTGGGGACGCCTGTTTTAGGCTATGTTGCCGAACATCGAGTGTTACTCAAAGAGCTACTGCAGTTTCTGGAAACTTGTGATCATGTGGACTGGGTCTGTCCTGCTCAAGTAACAGCCACCCGTTACCATTCTCATGGTGTAGAGATTCAATTGGCACCCAGCTCTTTTGGTGCAGAAGCAGCCCATCGCCCTAATGTCGAGAATGTCGAGTCTCTTCCTCAAACTTTAAACGTCAGAATGTTGGTGGCGGCAGATGGGGCCCGCTCTCAAGTTCGTCAACAGGCCGGTATTACCACTCAAGGCTGGGATTATTGGCAATCCTGTCTTGTGGCTACCATTGCCCCTGAGAAGTTTCATAACCATATTGCCTATGAGCGATTTTGGCCCAGTGGTCCTTTTGCTATTTTGCCGATTGCAAATCGCCAATGTCGAATTGTGTGGACGGCTCCCCATGCCCAAGCCCAAGCGTTATTGGATTTAGAAGAAGATCAGTTTCTAGACTTACTTCAACAAAGATACGGATCACAAATGGGCAAACTTTCTCTAGTGGGGCGCCGCTTCCTATTTCCAGCGAAATGGATGCATTCCACCCAGTATACGGGGCACCGTCTTGCTCTGGTGGGGGATGCAGCCCATACTTGCCATCCGGTCGGGGGGCAAGGATTGAACTTAGGCATTCGAGATGCAGCAGCCTTAGCCCAAGTCCTGCATGTCGCCCATCAAGCCGGTCAAGATATCGGGAGTGTTCAGGTACTCCGGCAATATCAGCGCTGGCGTCGCCGCCAAAATTGGCTAGCCCTCGGTTTTACCGACATTCTCAATCGAGTCTTTTCCAATCGGTGGTTCTTAGTGGTTCAAGGACGGCGCTTGGGCTTGCGTATATTGCAATGGATTGCTCCCCTGCGGATCCTGGCGCTCCGCTTTATGGCTGGTTTGAGTGGCCGTTTGCCGAACCTGGCACAACCTAAGTAG
- a CDS encoding PadR family transcriptional regulator: MKFQDIYRYFQEPPPIYLSKEVAVCYVLSVLIDHGDSYGTALIQLVENNHPLYRLSDTVLYSALKFLEDEGVIRGYWQKVEGRGRPRRMYEVATEKSDEARKLGRLWHQFLGEEQLVSGAQQLRSG; the protein is encoded by the coding sequence ATGAAATTCCAAGATATTTATCGATATTTTCAAGAACCACCACCTATCTATCTCAGCAAAGAAGTAGCGGTTTGCTACGTGTTATCTGTGCTGATTGACCATGGTGATTCTTATGGAACAGCATTGATCCAGCTTGTAGAGAATAACCATCCGCTATATCGTTTGTCAGATACGGTATTGTACAGCGCACTCAAATTCTTAGAAGATGAGGGTGTAATCAGAGGCTATTGGCAAAAAGTAGAAGGCCGAGGACGTCCACGCCGCATGTATGAAGTGGCTACAGAGAAATCTGATGAGGCCAGGAAACTGGGGCGCTTGTGGCATCAATTCCTCGGTGAAGAGCAGCTAGTCTCAGGGGCTCAGCAGCTTAGATCTGGTTGA
- a CDS encoding DUF11 domain-containing protein produces the protein MKRRLSIGLGILAVAAAVPFVSGTPVFANLQKAGTELVNKILQPEVKLVLSAEKKVTTTNANGEPEISWEVVEDNVTVRPGDVLRYTLVSENAGDKPASELKINQPIPNQTAYVLDSARANGATLTYSIDGGQTYSAQPMLEVTQPDGTVKMEPAPADAYTHVQWDYSESLKPMASVQAVYEVAVQ, from the coding sequence ATGAAACGTCGCTTATCCATTGGTCTGGGTATTTTAGCGGTTGCTGCAGCGGTTCCTTTTGTCAGTGGCACTCCAGTCTTTGCTAATTTACAAAAGGCTGGCACTGAGCTGGTAAACAAAATATTGCAACCAGAAGTGAAGCTGGTGCTATCTGCAGAGAAAAAAGTCACTACCACTAATGCTAACGGTGAGCCAGAGATCTCCTGGGAAGTGGTGGAAGACAATGTCACGGTCCGTCCAGGTGATGTCTTACGCTACACCTTGGTGAGCGAGAATGCTGGAGATAAACCCGCTTCGGAGCTAAAAATTAACCAACCTATTCCGAACCAAACGGCTTATGTTTTGGATTCTGCTCGGGCCAACGGTGCCACCCTTACTTACAGTATTGATGGGGGGCAGACCTATTCTGCACAACCCATGCTGGAGGTCACCCAGCCGGATGGAACGGTCAAGATGGAACCTGCACCAGCTGATGCTTATACCCATGTGCAATGGGATTATAGCGAGTCTTTAAAGCCAATGGCTTCTGTGCAAGCAGTCTATGAGGTTGCAGTGCAGTAA